One segment of Deltaproteobacteria bacterium DNA contains the following:
- a CDS encoding beta galactosidase jelly roll domain-containing protein — translation MTISQCLSALIAHLVVAGVCLILSSCTGLTSYRGHGQEVSATPQLTTTPLTGTWKIHPGSLVAANLYLPTVDDSAWKDIQVPANWALHGEDYSGAVWYRRHFTPALWLKDKVVQLVFDGVDYAADVWLNGHYLGFHEGYFQPFRFFVSQQLRLGEDNVIAVRVDSPYEEPGRSWSFRKRLIKGVFNHHDTRPGGAWSLQGQDRNTGGIWAPVSLRVSAALTLDALQITPRLPSDGSDAAAEVQVTVTSMERQEKEVSIDLTLTPDNFSAEEPSGGHKRETIRLAPGTHRLAFSVPCTRPRLWWTWEHGEPNLYKLRVNVSHKTTRLDTSEVTFGFRTIDYEPASQTWRLNGKRLFLRGTNYIATQWLSEMTPETYAFDLSLMKQANINIIRVHAHIEALPFYRLCDEAGILVWQDFPLQWGYTDDPAFTEEAVRQAKDMVALLYNHPAIIVWSLHNEPPWDASWMQYKYSEYTPTHNRQLDDTLFDQLHGVDTTRHLHPYSATSEHPWYGWYSGSWQDYGKPAPTPLITEFGAQALPNASSLRKIFPANDLWPTTKKQWELWEYHNFQKRETFEIAKVPQGSTLDEFIANTQHYQANLIKFAAESYRRQKFHPVTAIFQFMFVESWPSINWGIVDYWRHPKPGYVALQTAYQPVLPSIAWSQDTWKQGETVSLPLWVVNDLWTAFANARLSYTLRTTTQTVEQANVTLEILPDSAKEVMTFQNSTLRPGSYELFVEVRSAEGQPLGANQFRFTVKE, via the coding sequence ATGACCATATCGCAATGCCTCTCAGCCCTGATCGCCCATCTTGTCGTGGCCGGTGTCTGCCTTATCCTCAGCAGTTGTACCGGATTGACCTCTTACAGAGGGCATGGACAAGAAGTCTCAGCGACACCACAGCTAACCACGACTCCCCTCACTGGGACCTGGAAGATACACCCTGGGAGTCTGGTTGCCGCCAACCTCTATCTCCCAACTGTTGACGACAGTGCATGGAAAGACATCCAGGTTCCAGCCAATTGGGCGCTGCACGGGGAGGATTATTCAGGAGCGGTTTGGTACCGGCGGCATTTTACTCCGGCTCTGTGGCTGAAGGACAAAGTAGTACAACTCGTCTTCGACGGCGTTGACTATGCTGCTGATGTTTGGCTCAATGGCCACTATCTCGGCTTCCATGAGGGCTACTTTCAGCCTTTTCGTTTTTTTGTCTCTCAGCAACTCCGCCTTGGGGAAGACAACGTCATTGCGGTTCGTGTCGACAGCCCTTACGAAGAACCAGGGCGTTCCTGGTCCTTCCGCAAACGCCTGATTAAAGGGGTTTTCAATCACCACGATACCCGTCCCGGCGGTGCGTGGTCCCTCCAAGGACAGGACCGTAACACCGGAGGCATCTGGGCACCGGTGTCTCTACGGGTGTCTGCCGCTCTCACCTTGGATGCGCTGCAAATAACGCCACGCCTCCCCTCCGACGGGTCGGACGCGGCAGCGGAAGTGCAAGTGACGGTAACGTCCATGGAGCGACAAGAAAAAGAGGTCTCCATAGACCTGACCTTAACGCCTGACAATTTCAGTGCCGAAGAGCCGAGCGGTGGACACAAGCGTGAAACCATTCGGCTCGCCCCGGGCACCCACCGCCTCGCTTTCTCTGTGCCATGCACACGTCCGCGATTGTGGTGGACCTGGGAACATGGAGAACCGAATTTATACAAATTGCGGGTCAACGTCTCTCACAAGACCACTCGACTGGACACAAGCGAGGTAACTTTTGGTTTTCGGACAATTGACTACGAGCCAGCTTCACAAACCTGGCGTCTGAATGGCAAACGCCTCTTCTTACGCGGAACGAACTACATCGCTACCCAATGGCTCAGTGAAATGACGCCCGAGACGTACGCCTTCGATCTTTCTCTTATGAAGCAGGCAAACATTAACATCATTCGCGTCCATGCCCATATCGAGGCTCTGCCCTTTTACCGGCTTTGCGATGAAGCCGGAATTTTAGTGTGGCAAGACTTTCCATTACAATGGGGTTATACCGACGATCCAGCATTTACTGAGGAAGCAGTACGACAAGCGAAGGATATGGTTGCCCTGCTCTACAACCATCCGGCTATTATTGTTTGGTCCCTCCATAATGAGCCGCCTTGGGATGCGTCTTGGATGCAATACAAATATTCGGAGTACACCCCAACCCATAATCGGCAGTTAGACGACACGCTCTTCGATCAACTCCACGGGGTCGATACAACCCGCCATCTCCACCCGTATTCCGCCACGAGCGAACACCCTTGGTACGGCTGGTACTCCGGGTCCTGGCAAGATTACGGCAAACCAGCGCCCACCCCGCTAATTACCGAATTCGGCGCTCAAGCTCTCCCTAATGCGTCTTCGCTGCGCAAGATTTTCCCCGCGAACGATTTGTGGCCCACTACAAAAAAACAATGGGAGCTGTGGGAGTATCATAATTTTCAAAAGCGCGAGACGTTCGAGATCGCGAAGGTCCCACAAGGCAGCACCCTTGACGAGTTCATCGCGAACACCCAACACTATCAGGCAAACTTGATCAAGTTTGCCGCCGAATCTTACCGCCGACAGAAATTCCATCCGGTGACAGCGATTTTCCAGTTCATGTTTGTCGAAAGTTGGCCCTCAATTAATTGGGGCATTGTCGACTACTGGCGTCACCCCAAGCCTGGATACGTAGCCCTCCAAACTGCCTATCAACCAGTTTTGCCGAGCATCGCTTGGAGCCAAGACACATGGAAGCAGGGCGAAACGGTCAGCTTGCCCTTGTGGGTCGTCAATGATTTGTGGACTGCCTTCGCAAATGCGCGGCTCAGCTACACACTCCGCACGACGACACAAACCGTTGAGCAGGCCAACGTCACCCTTGAAATCCTTCCAGATAGTGCAAAAGAAGTCATGACTTTTCAAAACTCCACCTTGCGACCTGGCTCTTATGAACTGTTCGTCGAGGTTCGTAGCGCGGAAGGGCAACCCCTTGGCGCCAATCAATTCCGCTTCACCGTGAAAGAGTAG
- a CDS encoding glycoside hydrolase family 9 protein, producing MGFRPLRPLKSALRTDIDDRFWAAAELWLSTGQSVYRRYVTPHFAKLSFSLFERKDPSALGMTDLWWPATHRLGEDELTPQISAKLIKRADFLREKVAQSGYRLANHRFVWGSNKMIAEEGITLVFAHRLTGNPAYLHAAVAQVDYLFGRNHFNQTFVTGVGTRPVRHIAHIFARTKIVDIPGLAVGGPNDLAQCNLAPKHQGPLRYIDHN from the coding sequence ATGGGATTTCGACCGCTGAGACCGCTAAAATCAGCTCTGCGCACAGATATTGATGATCGCTTCTGGGCGGCGGCTGAATTATGGCTCTCGACCGGACAGTCAGTGTACCGACGCTATGTCACGCCGCATTTCGCCAAGCTTTCGTTCAGCCTATTTGAACGGAAAGATCCCTCCGCCTTAGGGATGACCGATTTATGGTGGCCTGCCACGCATCGCTTGGGAGAGGATGAACTCACACCGCAGATCTCGGCAAAGCTCATCAAGCGAGCAGACTTCTTGCGGGAGAAAGTCGCACAGAGCGGCTATAGGCTCGCGAATCACCGTTTTGTTTGGGGTTCAAACAAAATGATAGCCGAGGAAGGGATCACCTTAGTTTTCGCCCACCGCCTCACTGGGAATCCAGCTTATCTGCACGCAGCAGTCGCGCAGGTCGACTATTTGTTCGGTCGCAATCATTTCAATCAGACTTTTGTCACTGGAGTCGGAACACGGCCGGTCCGCCATATCGCCCACATTTTCGCCCGAACAAAAATTGTTGACATTCCTGGCTTGGCGGTAGGAGGCCCCAATGACCTGGCACAGTGCAACCTCGCGCCAAAACATCAAGGCCCATTACGCTACATCGACCACAATTAG
- a CDS encoding amidohydrolase family protein, whose protein sequence is MPEYDLLIRGGTVVDGTRMPRFQGDVGIRHGRIAALGHVVGDARRVIDATGRIVAPGVVDLHTHYDAQLNWDPYATNSAWNGVTTVMIGMCGFGFAPCRPEDRERSMLLMSRVEAIPLASMQLGMRWDWVSFADYLASLERAGLGINVGSLIPHSPLRIWAMGLEAAKERAATEDELKRMMELIRCGMRAGGFGFSTDRNIADTDYDGSPLPSHQANDTELLALCGVLREFGIGSIEYTLQAQRRPDFEFTAALSRAAGRPIVWNALAQFQTQPDHWRKVLTWMDELNRSAQLYGMTICFPTHLYFTLEEMNQFDDMPRWREALSQPLTERKITLGNPRVRAALAEDFRSVRTRVFSGDWADIVVTNTRPEHRSSVGRSIADLARSAGRDPIDTFLDLSLAEDLKTGFKILDFANRDQDALATMLTHPHAVIGLSDGGAHTKLFSLGKYPVEFLAHWVRDRTLMSLEEAHWRLSFVPSWLIGLQDRGVLREGMAADVIVYDLEGLRISPTEPEMRYDLPGGEGRLIQRATGIDYTIVNGHVVFEGQTCTGARPGALLRSAAYDPQDLGS, encoded by the coding sequence ATGCCGGAATACGATCTTCTTATTCGGGGCGGGACGGTAGTCGATGGCACTCGGATGCCGCGATTTCAAGGCGATGTCGGGATTCGTCACGGTCGCATCGCGGCGCTCGGCCACGTCGTCGGCGATGCCCGGCGCGTGATCGATGCAACCGGGCGCATCGTCGCGCCCGGGGTGGTGGATCTGCATACTCACTACGATGCGCAACTTAACTGGGACCCCTACGCCACTAACTCGGCTTGGAACGGGGTGACGACGGTGATGATCGGTATGTGCGGGTTTGGCTTTGCCCCCTGTCGCCCCGAAGACCGCGAGCGGTCGATGCTGCTTATGTCTCGGGTCGAAGCGATTCCTCTCGCTTCCATGCAGCTCGGCATGCGCTGGGATTGGGTCAGCTTTGCCGACTATTTGGCCAGCCTCGAACGCGCCGGGCTGGGGATCAATGTCGGTTCGCTGATTCCTCACTCGCCGTTGCGCATTTGGGCGATGGGCCTGGAAGCCGCCAAGGAGCGCGCCGCCACCGAGGACGAACTGAAACGGATGATGGAGCTGATCCGGTGTGGCATGCGTGCCGGCGGGTTTGGCTTTTCGACCGACCGCAATATCGCGGATACCGACTATGACGGCAGCCCGCTGCCCAGCCATCAAGCTAATGACACTGAGCTACTTGCGTTATGCGGCGTGCTGCGCGAATTCGGCATCGGCTCGATCGAATACACCCTCCAAGCCCAACGCCGCCCGGATTTCGAGTTTACTGCTGCCTTGTCGCGCGCGGCAGGGCGGCCCATCGTGTGGAACGCGCTCGCACAATTCCAGACTCAGCCGGACCATTGGCGCAAGGTGCTGACGTGGATGGACGAACTCAATCGCTCCGCGCAGCTCTACGGCATGACGATCTGCTTTCCCACGCATCTGTATTTTACGTTGGAAGAGATGAACCAGTTCGACGACATGCCGCGTTGGCGTGAAGCCTTGTCGCAGCCGTTGACCGAGCGCAAGATCACGCTGGGCAACCCGAGGGTGCGAGCGGCGTTGGCCGAGGATTTTCGTTCGGTGCGTACGCGCGTCTTCAGCGGCGACTGGGCGGATATTGTAGTCACGAATACACGTCCGGAGCATCGCTCGTCTGTCGGTCGCTCGATCGCTGACCTAGCGCGTTCCGCAGGGCGCGACCCCATCGATACATTCTTGGACTTGTCTCTTGCCGAAGACCTCAAGACCGGGTTCAAGATTCTCGACTTCGCAAACCGCGATCAAGACGCACTGGCGACCATGCTCACGCATCCGCATGCGGTGATCGGCCTGTCGGACGGCGGTGCCCACACCAAACTGTTCTCGCTCGGCAAGTATCCTGTCGAGTTCCTCGCCCACTGGGTGCGCGACCGCACATTGATGTCGTTGGAAGAGGCGCACTGGCGGCTCTCGTTCGTGCCTTCGTGGCTCATCGGGCTCCAGGACCGTGGCGTGTTACGCGAAGGCATGGCGGCGGATGTGATTGTCTACGATCTGGAAGGGCTGCGCATTTCTCCCACCGAACCGGAAATGCGCTATGACCTGCCCGGTGGAGAAGGGCGTCTCATCCAGCGCGCCACCGGGATCGACTACACCATCGTGAACGGCCACGTGGTCTTCGAGGGACAAACGTGCACAGGTGCGCGTCCCGGGGCGTTGCTGCGCAGCGCAGCCTACGACCCTCAAGATCTCGGTTCGTAA
- a CDS encoding glycosyltransferase, whose amino-acid sequence MKEFYFTSFENREPPDPVSHSPARELLWQFLASMNLVFGAWYIVWRWHSSLNYDALWFALPLVIAETCAYFGLALFTINLWKVEDYPEQPPPQLITECIPHPEQTPPRPLAVDIFFPTYNEDPELVRLSIQDAKAVRYPYPIDLKIYVLDDGKRETMKSVAEEEGVHYLTRPNNIGFKAGNMRNALEQTSGDFLVICDADTRPFPTILEHTLGYFRDSDVAWVQTPQWFFDLPEGSSLPLTLKRSLGLPGQWLGWLIEKCIGPVRVGADPFGNDPRMFYDVILRRRNWANASFCCGAGSIHRREAVMEAALKSYSVAIDEQLADLYRKAKIEAIPDTTIKADLTVAMRDVLVQDTEVTPYKFHVSEDIYTSIVLHSDRERRWKSVLHPRIESKMLSPQDLYSWMVQRFKYAGGTFDIAIHDNPLFRRGMTFPQKVMYATTFWSYLGCLWNVIFFLSPIVYLFTDIAPVAAYNMDFYLHIFPFLLCTSFAFMVGTWGVSNWEGQASYLYSFPLQLRALWTVLKGERIKFPVTPKDRQEGNFFSLVLPQFFVIVLTILGLCVGSAKLYYGYPILLSALLANCFWGVNNIVSLSKVVRAAFWSPEPTA is encoded by the coding sequence ATGAAGGAATTCTATTTCACCTCCTTTGAAAACAGAGAGCCTCCCGATCCAGTATCACACTCTCCGGCGAGAGAACTGCTATGGCAGTTTCTCGCATCAATGAATCTCGTATTTGGCGCCTGGTATATTGTCTGGCGCTGGCACTCGTCACTCAACTACGACGCCTTGTGGTTTGCTCTCCCTTTAGTAATCGCTGAGACTTGCGCCTATTTCGGGCTTGCGCTGTTCACCATCAATTTGTGGAAGGTCGAAGATTACCCGGAGCAGCCACCGCCGCAGTTAATTACAGAATGTATCCCCCATCCAGAGCAGACTCCGCCGCGTCCCCTTGCCGTCGATATCTTTTTTCCCACTTACAATGAGGACCCCGAATTGGTGCGATTAAGCATCCAGGATGCGAAAGCAGTCAGGTACCCTTATCCTATCGACCTTAAAATTTATGTTTTGGACGATGGCAAACGAGAGACTATGAAAAGCGTCGCTGAAGAAGAAGGCGTCCATTACCTCACTCGCCCTAATAACATTGGATTCAAGGCGGGAAACATGCGCAATGCCCTTGAACAGACTTCGGGGGACTTTCTTGTGATCTGTGATGCGGATACGCGCCCGTTTCCCACCATTTTAGAACATACGTTGGGGTATTTTCGTGACTCAGACGTGGCATGGGTCCAAACCCCACAGTGGTTCTTTGATCTACCAGAAGGAAGCTCACTACCGCTAACGCTGAAGCGCTCCCTCGGTCTCCCCGGCCAATGGCTCGGTTGGCTCATCGAAAAGTGCATTGGTCCGGTGCGCGTGGGTGCCGACCCGTTCGGCAACGATCCCCGCATGTTTTATGACGTCATTCTCCGCCGGCGTAACTGGGCGAATGCCTCGTTCTGTTGCGGTGCAGGCTCGATTCATCGACGCGAAGCCGTCATGGAAGCAGCCCTAAAATCTTATAGCGTGGCAATCGATGAGCAGCTGGCCGACCTCTACCGAAAGGCAAAGATCGAGGCCATCCCGGACACAACAATCAAAGCCGACCTGACCGTCGCCATGCGCGACGTTCTCGTCCAGGATACCGAAGTCACCCCTTATAAATTCCATGTCTCCGAGGACATTTACACTTCAATTGTCCTCCACTCAGACCGAGAGCGACGCTGGAAGTCGGTCCTTCACCCACGCATCGAGTCAAAAATGCTGTCCCCTCAAGACTTGTACAGTTGGATGGTTCAACGCTTCAAATACGCAGGAGGCACCTTCGATATCGCCATCCATGACAATCCGTTGTTTCGTCGCGGAATGACGTTCCCTCAGAAAGTCATGTACGCCACAACGTTCTGGTCTTACCTGGGCTGTCTATGGAACGTTATATTTTTCCTCTCTCCGATTGTGTACCTGTTTACCGACATTGCTCCAGTCGCCGCCTACAATATGGACTTTTACCTCCATATTTTTCCCTTTCTGCTGTGCACCTCCTTCGCCTTTATGGTGGGAACGTGGGGCGTTTCAAATTGGGAAGGACAAGCTTCTTACCTGTATTCCTTCCCTCTCCAGCTCAGAGCTCTCTGGACAGTGCTGAAAGGCGAGCGAATCAAATTCCCCGTCACCCCCAAGGATCGCCAAGAAGGGAACTTCTTTTCTCTCGTCCTCCCCCAGTTTTTTGTGATCGTTTTGACCATTCTTGGCTTATGCGTTGGCAGTGCAAAGCTATATTATGGCTACCCCATTCTACTCAGCGCATTATTGGCGAATTGCTTTTGGGGCGTTAATAATATCGTATCGCTCAGCAAAGTCGTGCGCGCCGCTTTCTGGTCTCCAGAGCCGACCGCTTAA
- a CDS encoding ATP-binding protein, whose protein sequence is MKIETQHEGNVLIVRPIHPQFQDWTDPSLTHVLSSLALAQGMQVLMNLGAVDSLDSTGLGLLLSLKSRVGKSGKLVLCQVNPQIRALLALTQVELIIQIFASENEALAALADESSPSLSTQEIQFTIMSSLPNVQLVGVAINSICTSLAFSPIDAYQIQLCAVEALTNVVKHAYDGQSGGSVQLTFTIRPGQLTLKVCDEGRSMPPLVAPVLEFDPTEVESLPESGMGLFLIHSFMDEVSYASEHGTNSLTMIKKF, encoded by the coding sequence ATGAAAATTGAAACACAACACGAGGGAAACGTCCTCATCGTTAGACCAATCCACCCCCAGTTTCAGGATTGGACCGATCCCAGCCTCACGCACGTACTCTCGTCCTTGGCATTGGCTCAGGGGATGCAGGTGCTCATGAATCTCGGTGCGGTGGATTCTCTAGACAGCACGGGCCTGGGGCTTCTCCTGTCACTCAAAAGCCGCGTCGGGAAAAGCGGGAAGCTCGTGCTTTGTCAGGTGAACCCCCAGATTCGTGCGCTACTCGCCCTCACTCAGGTTGAACTCATCATCCAGATATTCGCCAGCGAGAACGAAGCGCTTGCCGCTCTCGCGGATGAATCGAGCCCCAGCCTCTCTACTCAAGAAATCCAGTTCACCATTATGAGTTCTTTACCGAATGTGCAGTTAGTCGGCGTAGCCATCAACTCAATCTGCACCTCACTGGCCTTCTCTCCTATCGATGCCTATCAAATCCAACTCTGTGCAGTCGAAGCACTGACCAATGTGGTGAAACATGCGTATGATGGTCAATCTGGCGGCTCAGTCCAACTCACGTTCACCATCAGGCCCGGCCAACTGACACTGAAGGTCTGCGACGAGGGACGCAGTATGCCACCCTTGGTCGCGCCGGTCTTGGAATTTGACCCTACTGAAGTTGAAAGCTTGCCGGAAAGCGGCATGGGTCTCTTTCTCATTCATAGCTTCATGGATGAGGTGTCCTATGCTTCCGAGCATGGGACCAACAGCTTGACCATGATTAAAAAATTCTAG
- a CDS encoding dual specificity protein phosphatase family protein yields MRKFRLGPAAEAEPLVFGAQGPAYSSLRINEWIAYMQEQGIQRVCCLLHEEQLKAYKEDLLAAYGQAFGQENVCWAPIPDYHLCDVGLLKARILPFLKESAAGGSPVVVHCQGGRGRAGHVLAAWLVCGRGLAAEDAVAAVKVMGRNPHEAADWGNAKPEDLYMLLEACQEGPMV; encoded by the coding sequence ATGCGGAAGTTTCGTTTAGGACCGGCAGCGGAGGCCGAGCCCCTGGTGTTTGGCGCGCAGGGACCGGCCTACTCGTCTCTGCGCATCAACGAATGGATTGCCTATATGCAGGAGCAAGGCATCCAGCGGGTCTGCTGTTTGCTTCACGAGGAACAGTTGAAGGCATACAAAGAGGACTTGCTTGCGGCCTATGGCCAAGCGTTTGGCCAAGAGAATGTGTGTTGGGCACCGATTCCAGATTATCACCTCTGTGACGTGGGGTTGCTCAAAGCACGGATTCTCCCGTTTTTGAAAGAGTCCGCTGCCGGTGGCTCGCCAGTGGTGGTACATTGCCAAGGCGGGCGCGGACGTGCGGGCCATGTCTTGGCCGCATGGCTGGTGTGTGGCCGCGGCCTCGCGGCGGAAGACGCTGTCGCTGCCGTGAAAGTCATGGGTCGGAATCCCCATGAGGCGGCGGATTGGGGCAACGCGAAACCGGAAGACCTGTACATGCTTCTTGAGGCATGTCAGGAAGGGCCGATGGTATGA
- a CDS encoding SpoIIE family protein phosphatase: MRILIVEDEAVNRRLLVRTLEKWGHIVISTTDGDEAWTLLQKEEIQLVLSDWIMPRMTGLELCRRIRAAQFLAYVYFILVTSKIGKDDLVEGLAAGADDFISKPFHEGELRARINAGARIVNLEHELQARNRELSQAYDSISKDLHAASHMQQAMLPSSSVAIAGLQFAWLFCPHTFVAGDIFNFHQLDDDHVSFYMIDVAGHGVAAAMQSVTLSRFLSPLPQQDSLLKRYEPDSSRYVINPPEAVIRFLNNRFQEEADALRYFTMVYGVVNLTTNRVRLTQAGHPSPLHQRQATITVIGDGGFPVGMLPEATYESVEFDFQPGDRLLVYSDGVSECGNPNHGEFSSERLATLLREGKGLPLQQMVDTIEQQLRSWRGNNSFDDDVTLFAIERK, translated from the coding sequence ATGCGCATCCTGATCGTTGAAGATGAAGCTGTCAATCGACGGCTTCTCGTACGCACCTTAGAAAAATGGGGACATATCGTCATCTCTACCACAGACGGCGATGAAGCCTGGACTCTCCTCCAGAAAGAGGAGATCCAACTCGTATTAAGCGACTGGATCATGCCGAGAATGACAGGGTTGGAACTGTGCCGACGCATCCGGGCGGCACAGTTCCTTGCTTATGTATACTTCATCCTTGTCACATCGAAAATAGGAAAGGATGATCTCGTCGAAGGACTCGCAGCGGGAGCAGACGACTTCATCAGTAAACCTTTTCATGAAGGAGAACTCCGCGCGCGTATCAATGCGGGAGCGCGTATTGTGAATCTTGAGCATGAACTGCAGGCACGTAACCGTGAACTCAGTCAGGCGTACGACAGCATCAGCAAAGATCTTCACGCCGCCTCGCACATGCAGCAAGCGATGCTCCCCTCTTCCTCGGTAGCGATAGCCGGATTGCAATTCGCCTGGCTTTTCTGCCCCCATACTTTCGTCGCTGGCGATATTTTCAATTTTCATCAGCTGGATGACGACCATGTGTCTTTTTATATGATTGATGTTGCTGGCCATGGTGTAGCAGCCGCCATGCAATCGGTCACCTTGAGTCGATTTCTGTCCCCTCTCCCGCAACAAGATTCCCTCCTGAAGCGTTACGAGCCAGATTCGTCTCGTTATGTTATCAATCCCCCAGAAGCGGTCATTCGGTTCCTCAACAATCGCTTTCAGGAGGAGGCCGATGCCTTACGCTACTTCACTATGGTGTACGGGGTCGTCAACCTCACCACGAACCGGGTCAGGTTGACGCAAGCCGGGCACCCTTCTCCACTCCATCAGCGACAGGCAACCATCACTGTCATTGGGGATGGAGGGTTCCCCGTCGGCATGTTGCCAGAGGCAACCTACGAGAGCGTAGAGTTCGATTTTCAGCCCGGCGACCGTCTTTTGGTATATTCCGATGGCGTCTCGGAATGCGGGAATCCAAATCATGGAGAATTTTCTTCCGAGCGCTTGGCGACATTATTACGCGAGGGGAAAGGGCTTCCTCTCCAACAGATGGTCGACACTATTGAGCAACAGCTGCGCTCTTGGAGAGGCAATAACTCCTTCGACGATGATGTGACACTCTTTGCCATTGAGAGGAAATAA
- a CDS encoding DUF3131 domain-containing protein, whose translation MTFKEGLIAARSQIIFLLGLIAAFGVIITLEQHQATETPSHVVIAVQSQTPSVKPRSPIPAPAPEPLNAQERQWAAIAWKYFDNNVQSATGLVNSVDSYSASTMWDTASYLMALISAYRLELLKQEAFDRRLTQAFGSLARLPLFGEQLPNKSYNTTSLAMVDYTNKPVEKGIGWSAIDLGRLLVPFNIIVWNYPAHIDEVKAILRRWRFDRLLRGGVLYGATVNSQGETVYVQEGRLGYEEYAAKSFTLLGLDVFVALKYEDFTQFIDIDGVPIPTDSRAPELYEAHNYIVSEPYLLDGIEFGWDETSRDFASRVYEAQYQRFLRLGIPTAVSEDNIDQPPYFVYNTVFTNGKAWNCIAESGEDASAFRSLSTKAAFGWHTLYRTSYTKLLIDKVHDLFDPERGWYSGVYEADGRPNKSITANTNAIILEALAYKQFGKLVSFQAPAFRDSTPSLAGAHQ comes from the coding sequence ATGACGTTCAAGGAGGGACTTATCGCGGCACGAAGCCAGATTATCTTTCTGCTGGGGCTGATAGCAGCGTTTGGCGTCATTATTACGCTCGAACAACATCAGGCAACAGAGACGCCGTCTCATGTAGTCATTGCCGTACAGAGCCAGACTCCGTCGGTAAAGCCTCGGAGTCCAATTCCAGCTCCAGCGCCTGAACCACTCAATGCCCAGGAACGCCAATGGGCCGCTATCGCTTGGAAGTATTTCGACAACAATGTGCAGTCCGCTACTGGTCTCGTCAATTCAGTGGACAGCTATTCTGCCTCCACCATGTGGGATACGGCCTCGTACCTAATGGCCCTCATATCGGCATATCGCTTGGAGTTGCTCAAGCAGGAAGCCTTTGATCGTCGCTTGACTCAAGCGTTCGGCAGTCTCGCTCGCCTCCCCTTGTTTGGAGAGCAATTGCCTAACAAATCCTACAATACCACCTCACTCGCTATGGTGGATTACACGAACAAGCCGGTAGAAAAGGGCATTGGCTGGTCAGCCATCGACCTCGGGCGTTTGCTTGTTCCTTTTAATATTATCGTATGGAACTATCCGGCTCACATTGATGAAGTCAAAGCTATCTTGCGGCGTTGGCGTTTTGACCGCTTACTACGAGGTGGGGTTCTGTATGGCGCAACGGTCAACTCTCAAGGAGAGACGGTTTATGTGCAAGAAGGCAGATTAGGTTATGAAGAATACGCAGCGAAATCGTTCACCTTATTAGGCCTCGACGTTTTCGTCGCGCTGAAGTACGAAGACTTTACTCAATTTATTGATATCGATGGAGTGCCGATTCCCACGGACAGCCGCGCTCCAGAACTGTACGAGGCGCATAACTACATCGTGAGCGAGCCCTACCTGCTCGACGGAATAGAGTTCGGCTGGGATGAAACCTCGAGAGACTTCGCCTCCCGGGTCTACGAAGCTCAATATCAGCGATTCCTTCGCCTCGGCATCCCCACTGCCGTCAGCGAAGACAACATCGATCAGCCTCCATACTTTGTGTACAACACCGTCTTCACCAACGGGAAGGCGTGGAATTGCATTGCAGAGTCGGGCGAAGACGCCTCAGCATTCCGATCATTAAGCACGAAGGCCGCGTTCGGCTGGCATACCCTTTATCGCACCTCGTACACCAAACTGCTGATCGACAAAGTCCACGATCTCTTCGACCCTGAGCGCGGCTGGTATTCGGGAGTCTATGAGGCGGATGGACGGCCAAACAAGTCCATCACCGCCAACACGAATGCGATTATTCTCGAAGCCCTTGCCTACAAACAGTTTGGAAAACTGGTCAGCTTCCAGGCACCAGCGTTCCGCGATTCTACCCCTTCCCTTGCCGGAGCCCACCAATGA